Proteins co-encoded in one Gopherus evgoodei ecotype Sinaloan lineage chromosome 4, rGopEvg1_v1.p, whole genome shotgun sequence genomic window:
- the CDKN1C gene encoding cyclin-dependent kinase inhibitor 1C produces the protein MSNVHLSSASALERLAARRTFPLHARTGVCRNLFGPVDHEELSRELKSKLREISEDDQRRWDYNFQTDTPLDGPGRLQWEEVEGGSVPAFYRETLQVGRCRFPVLLVRSKPPLGDLDTPAGANPRDSHQELVASASSLSPQGKTAASESTIAGGKERLNQENRSDQLNNHSGITIKPVPCAPAALKRVSPSSAAHITDFFVKRKRPGDAKAACDHPGGCPASAPAEQTPRKRLR, from the exons ATGTCCAACGTGCACCTCTCCAGCGCCTCGGCTCTGGAGCGCTTGGCCGCCCGCAGGACTTTCCCCTTGCACGCCCGCACGGGGGTCTGCCGGAACCTGTTTGGCCCGGTGGATCACGAAGAGCTGAGCCGGGAGCTGAAGAGCAAACTACGGGAGATCAGCGAGGATGACCAGAGGCGGTGGGACTACAACTTCCAGACCGACACCCCGCTGGACGGCCCGGGCAGGCtgcagtgggaagaggtggagggagGCTCGGTGCCCGCTTTCTATCGAGAGACACTGCAGGTCGGGAGGTGCCGCTTCCCGGTGCTGCTGGTCAGGTCCAAGCCACCTCTGGGGGACCTGGACACTCCTGCGGGGGCTAACCCCAGGGACTCTCACCAGGAGCTGGTGGCGTCTGCgtcctccctcagcccccagggTAAGACGGCCGCCTCGGAAAGCACTATCGCGGGGGGCAAAGAGCGGCTCAACCAGGAGAACCGATCCGATCAGCTCAACAACCACTCAGGGATTACAATCAAACCCGTACCCTGCGCGCCAGCGGCGCTCAAAAGGGTGTCGCCTTCCAGCGCAGCCCACATCACAG ATTTCTTTGTCAAGCGGAAAAGGCCGGGGGACGCCAAGGCGGCCTGCGACCATCCCGGCGGGTGTCCCGCCTCTGCGCCCGCCGAGCAGACTCCCCGGAAGCGGCTGCGGTGA